One stretch of Microvirga lotononidis DNA includes these proteins:
- a CDS encoding bifunctional transcriptional activator/DNA repair enzyme AdaA, translating into MLDTLRDITIEPGAITVPDEPHSDYERVRRIIAYISERWRDQPSLEAIADHVGLSTTHVHHLFRRWAGLSPKAFLQALTLDNAKALLADSASVLDATYEVGLSGPARLHDLFVTHEAMTPGDYRTGGAGLTMRYGFHPSPFGEAVLIATERGLAGLGFVDDGDRQAALSDLTRRWPKATYVEDEAATAPLARRIFNPTQWQAEQPLRVVLIGTDFEVRVWQTLLRIPRDKATTYSDIARHIGKPSACRAVGAAVGKNPVSFVVPCHRVLGRSGALTGYHWGLTRKQAILGWEAGQTLGGKAA; encoded by the coding sequence ATGCTGGATACGCTACGCGACATCACCATCGAACCCGGCGCGATCACCGTGCCGGACGAGCCGCATTCGGATTACGAGCGGGTGCGCCGGATCATCGCCTATATCTCCGAGCGCTGGCGCGATCAGCCCTCCCTGGAGGCGATCGCCGACCATGTGGGCCTCTCCACCACCCATGTGCACCACCTCTTCCGCCGCTGGGCGGGACTGAGCCCGAAGGCTTTCCTGCAGGCTCTGACCCTCGACAACGCCAAGGCGCTGCTGGCCGATTCCGCCAGCGTGCTCGACGCCACCTACGAGGTCGGCCTTTCGGGACCGGCCCGGCTGCACGATCTCTTCGTGACTCACGAGGCCATGACCCCGGGGGATTACCGGACGGGCGGCGCGGGCCTGACCATGCGCTACGGCTTCCACCCCTCCCCGTTCGGCGAGGCGGTTCTGATCGCCACCGAAAGGGGCCTTGCGGGACTCGGCTTCGTGGATGACGGCGACCGCCAGGCGGCGCTATCGGACCTGACCCGGCGCTGGCCCAAGGCTACCTATGTGGAGGACGAGGCCGCCACCGCCCCGCTGGCGCGGCGCATCTTCAACCCGACGCAATGGCAGGCGGAGCAGCCTCTGCGGGTGGTCCTCATCGGGACGGATTTCGAGGTCCGGGTCTGGCAGACCCTGCTGCGCATCCCCCGCGACAAGGCCACCACCTATTCCGACATCGCCCGCCATATCGGAAAACCGTCGGCCTGCCGGGCGGTCGGCGCGGCCGTGGGCAAGAACCCGGTCTCCTTCGTGGTCCCCTGCCACCGGGTCCTCGGCCGTTCCGGGGCGCTCACGGGCTATCATTGGGGGCTCACCCGCAAGCAGGCGATCCTGGGGTGGGAAGCGGGGCAGACCCTGGGCGGGAAAGCGGCTTAA